The following nucleotide sequence is from Allocatelliglobosispora scoriae.
GACCAGATGGGTCTCGGCACGCTGCTGGGCCGCAGCACGGGTGAGGCCTTCACCATGAGCTTCGCCGGTCAGGGCTTCGTCGTCGTCCAGCCCTCGGAGCAGCCTCCGGGCGGCTTCCTCGGCGGCCAGGGCTCCGGCCAGCAGGCCGGTGCCGGTGGCGGCGGCGGTGTGCTCGGCGGCCTGCTCGGCGGCTGACAAAACCTGCCCCACGGGGGTGGTCGTTGGTCGGTAGTCTTCCGGCCATGACCACCCCCGTTGACGTCATGGAGTCGAGCGCGGAGCCGACGCCCACCGAGTGGCCCCGATCTCTCGACCAGATCCCCGCGGTGATCGTGGCGCTGGGCGCGATCTCGGCCGTGATCTCCCTGATCAAGCCGTGGCAGACGACGATCCTCCGGCCGGACAGTGACAATCCGGGTCAGGTCGAGGAGCTCACCAGCACGATCGTCGTCGCGGGCACGATCGGAACCGCCTTCATGGTCGGGCTGATCGCACTGGTCGCGGCCGCGGTGGTCGCGCTCTTCGGATCCCCGGGGGTACGCCACACCGCCCGCCTGCTCGGCCTCGGCCTCGCCGGTGCGACCGCCGCGATCGGGGGCATCCTCGTCTACCACCTCGGTCAGGCGAGCACCGCCGGGTTCTATTACGGCATCCTGATCGGTTCCGACGCCAACATCGAGATCCGCACCGAGTCGGGCGGCTGGTTCGGTGTCAGTGCGGCCGTGCTGGCCGGGCTGGGCCTCTTCCTCGCCCGGTCCAGTGACGAGACGCGTCCGCTGCGGACGATCGACGACTACGACGAGTTCGACGATGACGAGCCCCGCTACGGCGAGGGCATCGAGGTCATCGACATGACAGTGAAAGCAGGTTGACCCTGGCTGTAGCCCCGAAGGCCGACGACGTGAAGCAGTCGGTTCTCGCCTGGGTGGCCCTCGCCGCCGGTGCCGTTCTCACCGGCGTCTCCTGGGCCGGGGACCGCAGCTTCATCCACGATGACGAACCGGCGGTAACCGCCTACCTCGCCGCCGTCGTGCTGCTGTTCGGGGTGGCCACGCTCGCCATCGCCGGTACGCCAGGCGGGCGGAAGAACGCGGGCGCGCTGTCGTGGGGCCTGCTGCCCGCGACGGGAGCACTGCTGGCGGTCTCCGCCAACGAGGAGGGTGTCGCGTTCGCCGCCGCCGGCCTGGGGCTGGTGTTGATCTCGATCGTCATCGCCCGGATGGCTGCCTCCGAGTGGCCCGCACCCGCCTAGCTCATCCTCAGGGGAGCATCGCGTCGGGTGATATCGGGGTGAAGGTCCGGCCGGGGCTCCCGTACCCTGATGGGCATGATTGACCTTCGCCTGCTCCGGGACGACCCGGACCTGTTCCGTGCCAGCCAGCGTGCCCGAGGCGACGCCGAGTCGTCCGTGGACCGCCTGCTGAGCGCGGACGAGGCGCGACGCGCGGCGGTGGGTCGATTCGAGGCGCTGCGCGCCGAGCAGAAGACCCTCGGCAAGCAGATTCCCCAGGCCAAGGGTGATGAGCGCGCCGCGCTGCTGGAGCGCACCAAGACCCTCGCCGACGAGGTGAAGGCGGCGGAGACCGCCGTCACCGAGGCCGAGGCGGAGCTGCACGCGGCACAGCTGGGGCTGCCCAACCTCATCGAGGAGGGTGCGCCGGCCGGCGGCGAGGACGACTACATCGTGCTGCGCGAGGTCGGCACCAAGCCGGAGCTCGCCGATCCCAGGGATCACCTCGCCCTCGGCGAGCTGCTCGGCGCGATCGACACCGAGCGCGGTGCCAAGGTGTCAGGTTCGCGGTTCTACTTCCTCACCGGCGTCGGCTCGATGCTGGAGCTGGCGCTGCTGCAGCTCGGCTTCTGGCAGGCTGTGGACGCCGGTTTCACGCCGATGACCCCGCCGGTGCTGGTCAAGCCGGAGTCGATGGAGGGCACCGGGTTCCTCGGCGCCCACGCGAGCGAGATCTACTACCTGCCCGCCGACGACCTCTACCTGGTCGGCACGAGCGAGGTGCCGCTCGCGGCCTATCACAAGGACGAGATCCTGCAGCTCAACGGCCCGAAGCGTTATGCGGGCTGGTCGACCTGCTTCCGCCGCGAGGCCGGCAGCTACGGCAAGGACACCCGGGGCATCATCCGCGTGCACCAGTTCAACAAGGTGGAGATGTTCTCCTACTGCGCGCCGGAGGACGCTCACGACGAGCACCTGCGGCTGCTCGCGTGGGAGGAGGAGCTCCTCGCCAAGCTGGAGCTGCCCTACCGCGTGATCGACGTGGCGGCCGGCGACCTCGGTTCGTCGGCGGCGCGGAAATACGACTGTGAGGCGTGGGTGCCGTCGCAGGGGAGATATCGCGAGGTCACGAGCTCGTCCAACTGCACGACCTTCCAGGGGCGGCGCCTCAACACCCGCTATCGGGATGCCGACGGAAAGACGCAGGCGGTCGCGACGCTCAACGGCACGCTCGCGACGACCCGGATGCTCGTGGCGATCCTGGAGAACCATCAGCAGGCAGACGGCTCTGTCCGGGTGCCCAAGGCGCTCCAACCCTACCTGGGCGGTCGGGATCTACTGACGCCGATCGTCTGAGTTACGGTGACGGCCATGCTTCCGAAGATGGTCGTCACCGACCTCGATGGCACCGTTGTCCGCAGCGACTTCACCGTGTCCGACTACACGCATCAGGTCATGGAGCGCTGCAGCAGGGCGGGCATTCCCGTGGTGGGCGCGACCGGCCGAGGGCCGCGCCTCACCGGGACGTCACGATCCCAGCTACCCTCCGCCGCCTACTTCGTCCTCGGCGGCGGCAGCCGCGTGCTGGACCTGACCGGCGACGCACCGGTCACCATGCGCGATGTCCGGTTCCCGTCGAGCGCGCTCGCCGCGCTCATGCCGGGACTGGAGGAGCGGTTCGGTCCGCTCAAGGTCACTGTCGAGGTGCTCGACGCGGATGAAGCGCCGCTGTGGAGCGAGGACAGCTACTGGCCCTACCCCGACATGATCACTCTGCACACCCGCGAGGAGCTCTTCGAGGTCGGGCCGGTGATCAAGGCGTTCCTACAGGTGGATGCCGAGGTCGGCGGCGAGCTGGTCGACCTGGCCCGCAAGATCGTCGCACCGGAGACGATCGAGGTGATCCAGGCCTGGCCGGGCTTCGTGGAGATCTGCGCACCCAACGTCGACAAGGCGATCGGCTGCACCCTCGTCACCGATCACCTCGGCATCAAGCCGGAAGAGGTGATCGTCTTCGGGGACCAGCTCAACGACGTGCCGATCTTCCGATGGGCCGGCCACCGGGTCGCCGTCGGCAACGCCCACCCGGAGCTGATCGAGCTCGCCGACGAGGTCGCGGCGAGCAACGACGAGGACGGCGTGGCCGCCTACCTCGACCGCCTGCTGGCCGGCCTGATTTAGGACCGACTCTTCAAGAGTTGCGGCGATCTTGGGTGATCTTGGGTAGGACATTTGTCCTGCCGGAGTCGGGATCGTGCGCTCTGCTGCGGAACGAGCGATCACCGTAGCGTCGATGACATGAGTGATGCGGTAAGACTCAGCGGAGTCGTCAAGAGCTACGGTGCCATCCGCGCCGTCAACGACGTCGACCTGACCATCGGCCGGGGCGAGACGGTGGCGCTGCTCGGTCCCAACGGGGCGGGCAAGTCGACCACGATCAACATGCTGCTCGGGCTCTTCACGCCCGACGCCGGCGACATCGAGGTCTTCGGGATGTCCCCGGCGCGGGCGGTCACGAGTGGCAAGATCGGTGCGATGCTGCAGGAGGGGGGATTCGTCCCCAACGCCACCGTCGGCGAGCTGATCGAGCTCTGCCGGGCGCTCTACCCGTCGCCGTTGCCGACAGCCG
It contains:
- the serS gene encoding serine--tRNA ligase, coding for MIDLRLLRDDPDLFRASQRARGDAESSVDRLLSADEARRAAVGRFEALRAEQKTLGKQIPQAKGDERAALLERTKTLADEVKAAETAVTEAEAELHAAQLGLPNLIEEGAPAGGEDDYIVLREVGTKPELADPRDHLALGELLGAIDTERGAKVSGSRFYFLTGVGSMLELALLQLGFWQAVDAGFTPMTPPVLVKPESMEGTGFLGAHASEIYYLPADDLYLVGTSEVPLAAYHKDEILQLNGPKRYAGWSTCFRREAGSYGKDTRGIIRVHQFNKVEMFSYCAPEDAHDEHLRLLAWEEELLAKLELPYRVIDVAAGDLGSSAARKYDCEAWVPSQGRYREVTSSSNCTTFQGRRLNTRYRDADGKTQAVATLNGTLATTRMLVAILENHQQADGSVRVPKALQPYLGGRDLLTPIV
- a CDS encoding HAD hydrolase family protein, which codes for MLPKMVVTDLDGTVVRSDFTVSDYTHQVMERCSRAGIPVVGATGRGPRLTGTSRSQLPSAAYFVLGGGSRVLDLTGDAPVTMRDVRFPSSALAALMPGLEERFGPLKVTVEVLDADEAPLWSEDSYWPYPDMITLHTREELFEVGPVIKAFLQVDAEVGGELVDLARKIVAPETIEVIQAWPGFVEICAPNVDKAIGCTLVTDHLGIKPEEVIVFGDQLNDVPIFRWAGHRVAVGNAHPELIELADEVAASNDEDGVAAYLDRLLAGLI